The Chitinivibrio alkaliphilus ACht1 genome includes the window GCTGTACAACTACCTCCACGGCCGTTTTTGCTTCAGATACTCCTTCAGGAGTTGAAGCTGCATTCGCCGGGGCTGCAGCCCCGTGAGATTGTGCTAACTCCTTACTCGATTCCATAGAATTGCTCATCCAATCGCTCCTTATTAAAACGCTATTACCCTTATGCCTAAAAGCCTTGCAACCCGCAACAACGAGTACAGACTGGCATAAGCCCTTTTTTCATTTCGTTTCGAAAACGGGTAAAGGCAGCACCGTTCCAAACATCATAGAATGGAGTGGTACAGACATTTCCCGCCACATAGTCCTGGTAGTCACGGCACGGCGTCATATCTCCGTTGGGAGAAATCTCTGCCACGTGGTAAATACTCTCGCAGGAAGAATACCCCACATCCCAGGTGTGATCATCATAGTATCGTCGAATATCTTTTTCTGTATAAATATCAGGAATAAACTGGGGAACCGACGGGCCTTTGCTCGAAGAGGTGCGAATGTTGTGCACCTGCTCTGCCACAACCGCCGGATCAACATCATTGAAACATGATTTGAGATACCCCGTATGATTCACCGGTGTATGGCCAAAGCGACTGGCAAAGACCTGCTCATGCTCCGTAGCCCGTTCCTGCGTGATAAACCAGCCGTAATAGTAGGGATGAAGCTGTGTCTTATCCCGTACCAAATCATGTATTTC containing:
- a CDS encoding SPASM domain-containing protein, with translation MPFVVPITVISNYNYQHLAEIHDLVRDKTQLHPYYYGWFITQERATEHEQVFASRFGHTPVNHTGYLKSCFNDVDPAVVAEQVHNIRTSSSKGPSVPQFIPDIYTEKDIRRYYDDHTWDVGYSSCESIYHVAEISPNGDMTPCRDYQDYVAGNVCTTPFYDVWNGAAFTRFRNEMKKGLMPVCTRCCGLQGF